In the Streptomyces sp. f51 genome, one interval contains:
- a CDS encoding AlkA N-terminal domain-containing protein codes for MRNGMHTDTERCVRAVQSKDARFDGWFFTAVTTTRIYCRPSCPVVPPKPRNMTFYPSAAACQQAGFRACKRCRPDTSPGSPEWNHRADLVARAMRLIADGVVDRDGVPGLAARLGYSTRQIERQLLAELGAGPLALARAQRARTARLLIETTPLPMAEIAFAAGFSSIRTFNDTVREVFALSPSELRARLPRNRSGATASPGLPGVLNLRLPFRAPLNPDNLFGHLAATAVPGVEEWRDGAYRRTLRLPYGHGVAALTPMPDHIACRLTLSDLRDLSVAISRCRRLLDLDADPVAVDDQLRTDPLLAPLVDKAPGRRVPRTVDEAEFAVRAVLGQQVSTAAARTHAARLVTAYGDPVDDPEGGLTHLFPSPRQLAALDPESLAMPRTRRTTFITLVGQLASGELHLGVESDWAEARARLLALPGFGPWTADVIAMRALGDPDAFLPTDLGIRRAAQELGLPSTPAALTARAAAWRPWRAYAVQYLWATDSHPINFLPAPTGTPNPSDSSSTSRGKDAP; via the coding sequence ATGCGGAACGGGATGCACACGGACACGGAGCGCTGCGTGCGTGCCGTCCAGTCGAAGGACGCGCGTTTCGACGGATGGTTCTTCACCGCGGTGACCACGACGAGGATCTACTGCCGGCCCAGCTGCCCTGTCGTGCCGCCGAAGCCCCGGAACATGACCTTCTACCCGAGCGCGGCCGCCTGCCAGCAGGCGGGATTCCGCGCCTGCAAGCGGTGCCGCCCGGACACCAGCCCCGGCTCACCCGAATGGAACCACCGCGCCGACCTGGTGGCCCGCGCCATGCGGCTGATCGCCGACGGAGTCGTCGACCGCGACGGCGTACCGGGGCTGGCCGCCCGGCTCGGCTACAGCACCCGCCAGATCGAGCGCCAGCTCCTGGCCGAACTGGGCGCGGGCCCCCTGGCGCTCGCTCGCGCCCAGCGCGCCCGAACGGCCCGGCTGCTCATCGAGACGACACCGCTGCCGATGGCCGAGATCGCCTTCGCCGCCGGCTTCTCCTCCATCCGCACCTTCAACGACACGGTCCGCGAGGTCTTCGCGCTGTCCCCGAGCGAGCTGCGCGCCCGTCTGCCGCGGAACCGGTCCGGAGCCACCGCGTCCCCCGGTCTGCCGGGCGTGCTGAATCTCCGGCTCCCCTTCCGCGCCCCGCTCAACCCCGACAACCTCTTCGGACACCTCGCGGCGACCGCCGTACCCGGAGTGGAGGAGTGGCGCGACGGCGCGTACCGGCGGACCCTGCGGCTGCCGTACGGGCACGGTGTCGCCGCTCTGACGCCGATGCCGGACCACATCGCGTGCCGGCTGACCCTCAGCGACCTGCGCGACCTGTCCGTCGCGATCAGCCGCTGCCGCCGCCTGCTGGACCTCGACGCCGATCCGGTGGCGGTCGACGACCAGCTGCGCACCGATCCGCTGCTGGCGCCGCTGGTCGACAAGGCCCCCGGCCGCCGGGTGCCGCGCACGGTCGACGAGGCCGAGTTCGCCGTACGGGCGGTGCTCGGGCAGCAGGTCTCCACGGCCGCCGCACGTACCCACGCGGCGCGACTGGTCACGGCGTACGGCGACCCGGTGGACGACCCCGAGGGCGGCCTCACCCATCTCTTCCCCTCCCCGCGGCAGCTCGCCGCGCTCGACCCCGAGTCGCTCGCGATGCCCCGCACCCGTCGCACGACCTTCATCACGCTGGTCGGTCAACTCGCCTCAGGGGAACTTCACCTGGGAGTCGAGAGCGACTGGGCGGAGGCGCGGGCCAGGCTCCTCGCGCTCCCCGGCTTCGGCCCCTGGACCGCCGACGTGATCGCGATGCGCGCTCTCGGGGACCCGGACGCCTTCCTCCCCACCGACCTCGGAATCCGGCGCGCCGCACAGGAGTTGGGGCTTCCCTCCACTCCCGCCGCCCTGACGGCCCGTGCCGCGGCCTGGCGCCCCTGGCGGGCCTACGCGGTCCAGTACCTGTGGGCCACCGACAGCCACCCGATCAACTTCCTGCCGGCACCGACCGGCACCCCGAACCCCTCGGACAGTTCCAGCACCTCGCGCGGCAAGGACGCACCGTGA
- a CDS encoding methylated-DNA--[protein]-cysteine S-methyltransferase, with translation MKRHTVIDSPYDPLTLVADDDGVLCGLHMVGQRHRPPEESFGERDDTLFGEVTEQLNAYFEGELKEFTVELRLTGTPFQRSVWDQLRRIPYGETRSYGELAEALGNMGASRAVGLANGKNPVGIIVPCHRVIGASGGLTGYGGGLDRKRHLLDFESGSALF, from the coding sequence GTGAAACGGCACACCGTCATCGACAGCCCCTACGACCCCCTCACCCTGGTCGCCGACGACGACGGCGTCCTGTGTGGACTCCACATGGTCGGTCAGCGCCACCGACCCCCCGAGGAGAGCTTCGGCGAGCGCGACGACACCCTCTTCGGCGAGGTGACGGAACAGCTGAACGCCTACTTCGAGGGCGAGTTGAAGGAGTTCACGGTCGAACTCCGCCTGACCGGAACGCCCTTCCAGCGCAGCGTGTGGGACCAGCTGCGCCGGATTCCCTACGGCGAGACCCGCTCGTACGGCGAACTCGCCGAGGCCCTCGGCAACATGGGCGCCTCCCGTGCCGTCGGCCTGGCCAACGGAAAGAACCCCGTCGGGATCATCGTGCCCTGTCACCGAGTGATCGGCGCGAGCGGCGGCCTGACCGGCTACGGCGGCGGCCTCGACCGCAAGCGGCACCTTCTCGACTTCGAGAGCGGGTCGGCACTCTTCTGA
- a CDS encoding ferredoxin, with amino-acid sequence MVRIAVDLNRCQGYAQCAFLAPEIFAMHGEEALLYDPDADELHREKLERAAAACPVGAVIVDALAPGTADASAEAVSRAR; translated from the coding sequence GTGGTACGGATTGCCGTCGATCTGAACCGCTGCCAGGGCTACGCCCAGTGCGCGTTCCTCGCCCCCGAGATCTTCGCCATGCACGGCGAGGAGGCGCTGCTGTACGACCCGGACGCCGACGAGCTGCACCGCGAGAAGCTGGAACGGGCCGCCGCTGCCTGCCCGGTCGGCGCCGTCATCGTGGACGCCCTGGCACCCGGCACGGCGGACGCGTCGGCCGAGGCGGTGTCCCGTGCTCGGTGA
- a CDS encoding FAD-dependent oxidoreductase translates to MLGDGTLERLKREGRIVVVGASLAGLRAAETLREKGFAGSLTMIGDEPGEPYDRPPLSKQVLLGRASAERTELPRLRSLDATWRLGTAATGLDMGTRRVRLADGDEVPYDRLLIATGVRARPWPNEAEAELDGVFVLRTRDDSAALARRLDAGPERVLVIGAGFTGSEIASACRERGLPVTVAERGAAPLVGALGGVVGAVAAEMQRDHGVDLRTGVMVTALEGDAAGRVRAARLSDGSTVETDVVIVSLGALRNTEWLAGSGLGAGPRGIACDAGCRAFDIRGIVTDDIYAAGDVARCPNALFGYQFLSLEHWGNAVSQGRIAAHNMLSESTDRLPHMEVPAFWSSQFGVNIKSVGIPSMGTEILISQGSLADHRFLGVYGYQGRVIGAVAFDQGRWLPFYQELIETTAPFPPPFTTVDRRPEGRRPLDADFPDPSVPTHGPTVTLSGYAPADRRMTFTPAR, encoded by the coding sequence GTGCTCGGTGACGGAACCCTGGAGCGCCTCAAGCGCGAGGGCCGCATCGTCGTGGTCGGCGCGTCGCTGGCCGGACTGCGGGCCGCCGAGACCCTGCGGGAGAAGGGCTTCGCCGGGTCCCTGACCATGATCGGCGACGAGCCCGGGGAACCGTACGACCGGCCGCCGCTGTCGAAGCAGGTGCTCCTGGGCAGGGCGAGCGCCGAGCGCACCGAACTGCCCAGGCTCCGCTCGCTCGACGCGACCTGGCGCCTCGGCACCGCGGCCACCGGCCTGGACATGGGCACCCGACGGGTGCGGCTGGCCGACGGCGACGAGGTCCCGTACGACCGGCTCCTGATCGCCACCGGCGTACGGGCACGGCCCTGGCCGAACGAGGCCGAGGCGGAACTCGACGGCGTCTTCGTGCTGCGCACCCGCGACGACAGTGCGGCGCTCGCGCGCCGGCTCGACGCGGGCCCCGAGCGGGTCCTGGTCATCGGGGCCGGGTTCACCGGCTCGGAGATCGCCTCCGCGTGCCGCGAACGCGGCCTGCCCGTCACCGTCGCCGAACGCGGCGCCGCGCCCCTGGTCGGCGCGCTGGGCGGGGTCGTCGGCGCGGTCGCCGCCGAGATGCAGCGCGACCACGGGGTGGACCTGAGGACCGGGGTCATGGTGACCGCCCTGGAGGGCGACGCCGCCGGACGGGTACGCGCCGCGCGGCTGTCCGACGGCTCCACCGTGGAGACCGACGTGGTGATCGTCTCGCTCGGCGCCCTGCGCAACACCGAATGGCTCGCCGGGTCCGGGCTCGGCGCGGGTCCCCGCGGCATCGCCTGCGACGCCGGTTGCCGCGCCTTCGACATCCGCGGGATCGTCACCGACGACATCTACGCCGCCGGTGACGTCGCCCGTTGTCCGAACGCCCTGTTCGGCTATCAGTTCCTCTCCCTGGAGCACTGGGGCAACGCCGTCTCGCAGGGCCGGATCGCGGCGCACAACATGCTCAGCGAGAGCACCGACCGGCTGCCGCACATGGAGGTTCCGGCGTTCTGGTCCTCGCAGTTCGGGGTCAACATCAAGTCCGTCGGCATCCCGTCGATGGGGACGGAGATCCTCATCTCCCAGGGCTCGCTGGCGGATCACCGGTTCCTCGGGGTCTACGGGTACCAGGGGCGCGTCATCGGCGCCGTCGCCTTCGACCAGGGACGGTGGCTGCCGTTCTACCAGGAGCTGATCGAGACCACCGCGCCGTTCCCGCCGCCGTTCACCACGGTCGACCGGCGCCCGGAAGGACGGCGGCCGCTCGACGCGGACTTCCCCGACCCCTCGGTCCCCACCCACGGCCCCACCGTGACCCTGAGCGGATACGCGCCGGCCGACCGCCGTATGACGTTCACCCCCGCGCGCTGA
- a CDS encoding cytochrome P450 — protein sequence MTQSLLHQILDYANRADPYPIYEELRRNPVHHEADGPYVISTYYEIRSLLHDPRISSDARNLASNAADPLASEAPAEESTLPPSFLRLDPPEHDRLRRMTNRPFGPPHSPHRVDGMRGELHDIVTGLIDGFGDPDRIDLVEQFSYPFPVTVICRLLGVPREDEARFHTWADTIAASLDPDPDADPADRGKGAQDARMQLGMYLAGLIEERRKNPGEDMLSQLAAAKGEDGAMTTMELLSTAALLLIAGHETTVNLITNGMLTLLRNPDVLQRLRSEPRLAVPVVEELLRFEPPVQLVPQRTTLADIEVRGVTIPKGASLWLVLASGNRDPQRFEDPGRFDPDRPDIQHLGLGSGIHSCFGAPLARLEAQFALAELARRLENPRLLEDPPPYRRNAVLRGPRRLHLTCDGIRP from the coding sequence ATGACGCAATCCCTGCTGCACCAGATCCTGGACTACGCCAACCGGGCCGACCCGTACCCGATCTACGAGGAGCTGCGCAGGAATCCGGTCCACCACGAGGCCGACGGGCCGTACGTGATCAGCACGTACTACGAGATCCGCAGCCTGCTGCACGATCCCCGGATCAGCTCCGACGCCCGCAACCTGGCCTCGAACGCGGCCGACCCGCTGGCCTCCGAGGCGCCCGCCGAGGAGAGCACGCTGCCCCCGAGTTTCCTGCGGCTCGACCCGCCGGAGCACGACCGGCTGCGGCGCATGACGAACCGTCCCTTCGGGCCGCCGCACTCCCCGCACCGGGTCGACGGGATGCGCGGGGAACTCCACGACATCGTCACCGGCCTCATCGACGGCTTCGGCGACCCCGACCGGATCGACCTGGTGGAACAGTTCTCGTACCCCTTCCCGGTGACGGTGATCTGCCGCCTGCTCGGGGTGCCGCGCGAGGACGAGGCGCGCTTCCACACCTGGGCGGACACCATCGCCGCGAGTCTGGACCCCGACCCGGACGCCGATCCCGCCGACCGCGGCAAGGGCGCGCAGGACGCCCGTATGCAGCTGGGCATGTACCTGGCCGGCCTGATCGAGGAACGCCGCAAGAACCCGGGCGAGGACATGCTTTCCCAACTCGCCGCGGCCAAGGGCGAGGACGGTGCGATGACCACGATGGAGCTGCTCAGCACCGCGGCGCTGCTGCTGATCGCGGGGCACGAGACCACGGTCAACCTGATCACCAACGGGATGCTCACCCTGCTGCGCAACCCCGATGTCCTCCAGCGACTGCGCTCCGAGCCGCGGCTCGCCGTGCCCGTCGTGGAGGAACTGCTGCGCTTCGAACCGCCGGTGCAGCTGGTGCCCCAGCGCACCACCCTCGCCGACATCGAGGTCCGCGGCGTCACCATTCCGAAGGGCGCCTCCTTGTGGCTGGTCCTGGCCTCGGGCAACCGTGACCCCCAGCGGTTCGAGGACCCGGGCCGCTTCGACCCGGACCGCCCGGACATCCAGCACCTCGGCCTCGGCAGCGGCATCCACAGCTGCTTCGGCGCACCCCTCGCCCGGCTGGAGGCCCAGTTCGCCCTCGCCGAGCTGGCCCGGAGGCTGGAGAACCCGCGGCTGCTGGAGGACCCGCCCCCGTACCGGCGGAACGCGGTGCTCCGCGGACCGCGCCGACTGCACCTGACCTGCGACGGGATCCGCCCCTGA
- a CDS encoding alpha/beta hydrolase translates to MTNAYTDHAQTLTRRGALAGLAAGAGTVALSAASAAPASAAPPFATERDAHRSAPAPAPGASPTPGAMQLFTDPGLNFNALLALGGAGFGAAEVGEVLTAVNAINAAGPSEQTYTAEFRRWGDRLTATASPHEQTHRAHSLRAAQYYGQALFFVLGSKTPGDEKKVYLAGRRSWDTFARLSTPAAITGQVPYRGGTSIPVWFFRPDDSGRPRPTVILTNGSDGPNVDMWTYGVCAALARGWNALVYDGPGQGQLLFVDQLVFSPRWEQVVSPLVDWLERRGDVDARRIALTGLSMGGDLAPRAAAFEHRIAALAALPGCLSPLLGFPAELRDIVTPDKAETNRIWNEEVAPGLSPSEQFVLKKRVEPFSIPAMLAARQGRLFTDFWTPAQRIMALDITRIVGRIKCPTLVLDYDDEAFYPGQPREFFELLRTRKEFRLMRAATGAQLHCSPMAPQQHCEVVFDWLEDTLGRGDRG, encoded by the coding sequence ATGACGAACGCGTACACAGACCATGCGCAGACGCTCACCCGACGGGGCGCGCTCGCCGGGCTCGCGGCGGGGGCGGGGACGGTCGCGCTGTCCGCGGCGTCAGCCGCCCCGGCGAGCGCGGCACCGCCGTTCGCGACCGAGCGTGACGCCCACCGTTCGGCCCCGGCCCCCGCGCCCGGCGCGTCGCCGACGCCCGGTGCCATGCAGTTGTTCACGGACCCGGGGCTCAATTTCAACGCGCTGCTCGCGCTCGGGGGCGCCGGGTTCGGCGCGGCCGAGGTCGGGGAGGTGCTGACCGCCGTCAACGCCATCAACGCCGCCGGGCCGAGCGAGCAGACCTACACCGCGGAGTTCCGCCGCTGGGGCGACCGGCTGACGGCCACCGCCTCGCCGCACGAGCAGACACACCGCGCCCACTCGCTGCGCGCCGCCCAGTACTACGGGCAGGCGCTGTTCTTCGTGCTCGGCTCGAAGACCCCGGGTGACGAGAAGAAGGTCTATCTGGCGGGGCGCCGGTCCTGGGACACCTTCGCGCGGCTGTCCACGCCGGCGGCGATCACCGGCCAGGTCCCGTACCGGGGCGGGACCTCGATTCCCGTCTGGTTCTTCCGCCCCGACGACTCGGGAAGGCCCCGGCCGACCGTCATCCTCACGAACGGGAGCGACGGCCCGAACGTCGACATGTGGACCTACGGGGTCTGCGCCGCGCTCGCCCGCGGCTGGAACGCGCTGGTCTACGACGGCCCGGGCCAGGGCCAGTTGCTCTTCGTCGACCAACTCGTCTTCAGCCCGCGCTGGGAGCAGGTGGTCTCGCCGCTCGTGGACTGGCTGGAGCGCCGCGGGGACGTCGACGCCCGACGGATCGCGCTGACCGGCCTGTCCATGGGTGGTGACCTCGCGCCACGCGCCGCCGCCTTCGAGCACCGGATCGCCGCTCTGGCCGCGCTGCCGGGCTGTCTCTCGCCGTTGCTGGGCTTCCCGGCGGAGCTCCGGGACATCGTGACGCCGGACAAGGCGGAGACCAACCGCATCTGGAACGAGGAGGTCGCCCCCGGGTTGTCGCCGTCCGAGCAGTTCGTCCTCAAGAAGCGCGTCGAGCCCTTCTCGATCCCTGCGATGCTCGCCGCCCGGCAGGGCCGGCTCTTCACCGACTTCTGGACACCGGCCCAGCGGATCATGGCACTCGACATCACCCGGATCGTGGGCCGCATCAAGTGCCCCACATTGGTCCTCGACTACGACGACGAGGCCTTCTACCCGGGCCAGCCACGCGAGTTCTTCGAACTGCTGCGCACCCGCAAGGAGTTCCGTCTGATGCGGGCGGCCACCGGTGCCCAGTTGCACTGCTCGCCGATGGCGCCGCAACAGCACTGCGAGGTGGTCTTCGACTGGCTGGAGGACACCCTGGGCCGGGGCGACCGCGGTTAG
- a CDS encoding Sir2 family NAD-dependent protein deacetylase, giving the protein MNRPLVAILSGAGISTDSGIPDYRGPDGLWRKDPEAEKLVTYEYYMSDPQIRRRAWLMRRESGALRAEPNAAHRAVAELERAGVPVRVITQNVDGLHQLAGMPARKVLELHGTARSFVCTECHARGPMEDALARVDAGEDDPACLNCGGVLKPATVMFGERLDPVVLGQAAAIAKASQVFIAVGSSLQVQPAAGLAGVAADHGARLVVVNAEPTPYDDRADEVVREPIGIALPELLRRLHTANR; this is encoded by the coding sequence ATGAACAGGCCCCTCGTCGCCATCCTCAGCGGAGCCGGGATCTCCACCGATTCCGGGATCCCCGACTACCGCGGACCCGACGGGCTGTGGCGGAAGGATCCCGAGGCCGAGAAGCTCGTGACGTACGAGTACTACATGAGTGATCCTCAGATCAGGCGCCGGGCGTGGCTCATGCGGCGGGAGAGCGGTGCCCTGCGGGCCGAGCCCAATGCCGCGCACCGGGCCGTGGCCGAGCTGGAGCGCGCCGGGGTGCCCGTGCGGGTCATCACCCAGAACGTCGACGGGCTGCACCAGCTGGCCGGCATGCCCGCGCGCAAGGTGCTCGAACTCCACGGCACGGCACGGAGTTTCGTGTGCACCGAATGCCATGCGCGCGGACCCATGGAGGACGCCCTCGCCCGTGTCGACGCCGGTGAGGACGACCCGGCGTGCCTGAACTGCGGTGGCGTCCTCAAACCGGCCACCGTGATGTTCGGTGAACGGCTCGACCCCGTCGTCCTCGGCCAGGCCGCCGCCATCGCCAAGGCAAGCCAGGTGTTCATCGCCGTCGGCAGCAGCCTCCAGGTCCAGCCGGCCGCCGGCCTCGCCGGTGTGGCCGCCGACCACGGGGCCCGGCTCGTCGTCGTGAACGCCGAACCGACCCCGTACGACGATCGCGCCGACGAGGTCGTTCGCGAGCCGATCGGCATCGCGCTGCCGGAACTGCTGCGCCGGCTGCACACGGCGAACCGGTAG
- a CDS encoding CU044_5270 family protein, whose product MRDIEELRELREYDAGTPPLDDATRGRVRVRLLSTMNAENGPAAAVRHRRPVLRIALTGAVAAAVVGGVLVTGQDDDSGDGKTAAPPAASSPVMQNLSVQIVLNGAATYARRHEQAASPRDDQFIYTKEIIRETDEKTGAAKTYTDEDWRSVDNSKPSWIMEIGKGWWSRPPQKNETVWPPQDWGTLKKLPTDPRKLILKLVHRRPGDKDDSLSGITDETWSLVQFKLAGLLKLVPVMPEGLRPAAYEALGMIPGVKAVPNQKDAKGRTGVAITYDDPTLPDGSASFGGSFIFDPKTYAFLGFRDARSLVRNKHRVELTQLSYLDSWAIVDKAKQRP is encoded by the coding sequence ATGCGTGACATCGAAGAACTGCGAGAACTGAGGGAGTACGACGCGGGGACTCCCCCGCTCGACGACGCCACCCGGGGACGAGTGCGCGTACGCCTGCTCTCCACGATGAACGCGGAGAACGGCCCCGCCGCGGCGGTACGCCACCGCCGCCCCGTCCTGCGCATCGCCCTGACCGGCGCGGTCGCGGCCGCGGTCGTCGGCGGTGTTCTGGTCACCGGACAGGACGACGACAGCGGCGATGGGAAGACAGCGGCACCGCCGGCGGCCAGTTCCCCGGTCATGCAGAACCTGAGCGTGCAGATCGTGCTCAACGGTGCGGCCACCTACGCCCGCCGGCACGAGCAGGCGGCCAGCCCAAGAGACGACCAGTTCATCTACACCAAGGAGATCATCAGGGAGACCGACGAGAAGACCGGCGCCGCCAAGACCTACACCGATGAGGACTGGAGGTCGGTGGACAACTCGAAGCCTTCCTGGATCATGGAGATCGGCAAGGGCTGGTGGTCTCGGCCGCCGCAGAAGAACGAGACCGTGTGGCCGCCGCAGGACTGGGGGACGCTGAAGAAACTTCCGACCGACCCCAGGAAACTGATTCTCAAGCTCGTGCACAGAAGGCCCGGCGACAAGGACGACTCGCTCAGCGGGATCACCGACGAGACGTGGTCGCTGGTCCAGTTCAAGCTCGCCGGGCTGCTCAAGCTGGTCCCGGTGATGCCCGAGGGGCTGCGCCCGGCGGCATACGAGGCGCTCGGCATGATCCCCGGGGTGAAGGCAGTGCCGAACCAGAAGGACGCGAAGGGCCGTACCGGCGTCGCCATCACCTATGACGACCCGACGCTTCCGGACGGATCGGCGTCCTTCGGCGGCTCCTTCATCTTCGACCCCAAGACCTACGCGTTCCTCGGCTTCCGTGACGCGCGCTCCTTGGTCAGGAACAAGCACAGGGTCGAGCTCACCCAGCTCTCCTACCTCGACAGCTGGGCCATCGTCGACAAGGCCAAGCAGCGGCCGTGA
- a CDS encoding chloride channel protein, producing MLLQPAYRRALVFCALIGVPVSLAAFWFLVLLHELEHLMWEQWPHDLGWSDPPWWWPLPPMLLAGVLVGLIVLWLPGRGGHIPASGLHAGGVSTSALPGVALAALASLPLGAVLGPESPLIALGGGLALLFRDLVRAPATRASTALLGAAGAAAAISAIFGSPLIAAVLLMEVAGVGGPQLFAVMLPALLASGVGAIVFTGFGSWTGLQTGSLKIGLPAPSTLDTGDVVWSVLMALVIGFGIHWVIVGGRYAARAVSAHILRTTVLCALGAGGCAALYAALTGRSPAEVALSGQSTLAQLAAHPHSWSVGSLVAVVVLKSLAYALCLGTLRGGPVFPSLFLGGATGALLAPLPGFGVVPAMAAGMAAASAAALRLPVSCVVLVVLLVGNSGTVPVIVLAAVVSFVTVELLPQGPDIPPFRAAAGRAPRPASSRP from the coding sequence ATGCTGCTCCAGCCCGCCTACCGGCGCGCGCTGGTGTTCTGCGCCCTCATCGGTGTCCCGGTCTCCCTGGCCGCGTTCTGGTTCCTGGTGCTCCTCCACGAGCTGGAGCACCTGATGTGGGAGCAGTGGCCGCACGACCTCGGATGGTCCGACCCGCCGTGGTGGTGGCCGCTTCCCCCGATGCTGCTGGCCGGGGTGCTGGTGGGCCTGATCGTGCTGTGGCTTCCGGGCCGCGGCGGACACATCCCCGCCTCGGGCCTGCACGCGGGCGGGGTGTCGACCTCCGCGCTGCCGGGGGTCGCGCTCGCCGCCCTGGCCAGCCTTCCGCTGGGAGCCGTGCTCGGCCCCGAGTCCCCGCTGATCGCCCTCGGCGGCGGCCTGGCCCTGCTGTTCCGGGATCTCGTACGGGCTCCCGCGACCCGGGCGAGCACGGCCCTGCTCGGTGCCGCGGGCGCCGCCGCGGCCATCTCGGCGATCTTCGGCAGCCCCTTGATCGCCGCCGTGCTCCTGATGGAGGTCGCCGGGGTGGGCGGCCCGCAGCTGTTCGCGGTGATGCTGCCCGCGCTGCTCGCCAGCGGGGTCGGCGCCATCGTGTTCACCGGCTTCGGCAGCTGGACCGGACTCCAGACCGGCAGCCTCAAGATCGGACTGCCGGCGCCCTCGACCCTCGACACCGGGGACGTCGTCTGGTCCGTGCTGATGGCACTCGTGATCGGGTTCGGCATCCACTGGGTGATCGTCGGCGGCCGGTACGCGGCCCGCGCCGTGTCCGCCCACATCCTGCGCACCACGGTCCTGTGCGCGCTCGGCGCGGGCGGCTGCGCGGCGCTGTACGCGGCGCTCACCGGACGGTCGCCGGCCGAGGTGGCCCTGTCGGGTCAGAGCACCCTCGCCCAGCTCGCCGCCCACCCGCACTCCTGGTCGGTCGGCAGCCTGGTGGCCGTGGTGGTCCTCAAGTCCCTCGCGTACGCCCTGTGCCTGGGCACCCTCAGGGGCGGCCCGGTGTTCCCCTCGCTGTTCCTCGGCGGCGCGACGGGCGCCCTGCTGGCACCCCTGCCGGGGTTCGGCGTCGTGCCGGCCATGGCGGCGGGCATGGCCGCGGCGTCCGCCGCCGCGCTCCGGCTGCCGGTCAGCTGCGTCGTGCTGGTCGTCCTCCTGGTGGGCAACTCGGGAACGGTACCGGTGATCGTGCTCGCCGCCGTGGTCTCCTTCGTGACCGTGGAGCTGCTTCCGCAGGGCCCGGACATCCCGCCGTTCAGGGCCGCAGCCGGTCGAGCGCCTCGTCCAGCGTCGTCGCGGCCATGA